A genomic window from Algoriphagus sp. Y33 includes:
- a CDS encoding M20/M25/M40 family metallo-hydrolase — protein sequence MKKRYVLGMGLMLLVGSHVHAQNEVIEKIIKEETENSQLKQIGHELMDGIGPRLVGSPQMKKAHDWAVEKYKGWGIEARNEQWGEWRGWERGITHIDMVAPWTKSLSGQQLAWSPASPKGGAQGEVVVLPDLADSVAFAKWLPSVKGKYVMISAPQVTGRPDYNWEEFATPESFEKMKEERTESNNAWNERLQKTGKGRRELPMALEDAGALGIITSYWSQGFGANKIFSASTKKVPTVDLSLEDYGLLFRLAESGEKPMISINAQSKENGMVPTFNTIAEIKGSEKPEEYVVLSAHFDSWDGGTGATDNGTGTIMMMEVMRVLKEVYPNPKRTILVGHWGSEEQGLNGSRAFVEDHPEMMPKIQAVFNQDNGTGRIANVSGQGFVHSYEYLGRWMNKVPREITKDIQTNFPGNPGGGGSDYASFVAAGVPAFSLGSLNWSYFNYTWHTNLDTYDKIVFDDVQNNVIMAAIMVYMASEEDDMVSREVRIPTGRNGEPTEWPAMRSPTRKGGVE from the coding sequence ATGAAGAAGAGATACGTACTGGGCATGGGCCTCATGCTCCTTGTGGGCAGCCACGTCCACGCTCAAAATGAAGTGATCGAAAAAATCATCAAAGAGGAAACCGAGAACTCTCAGCTGAAGCAGATCGGCCATGAACTGATGGATGGGATCGGACCGAGATTGGTAGGTTCTCCTCAAATGAAAAAAGCTCATGACTGGGCTGTAGAAAAATACAAAGGCTGGGGAATCGAAGCCCGCAACGAGCAATGGGGCGAATGGAGAGGATGGGAAAGAGGGATCACCCACATCGACATGGTGGCTCCCTGGACAAAATCCCTGAGTGGTCAGCAACTGGCCTGGAGTCCTGCCTCTCCAAAAGGCGGAGCTCAGGGTGAGGTAGTGGTGCTTCCTGATCTTGCCGATTCAGTCGCCTTCGCCAAATGGCTCCCTTCAGTAAAAGGTAAATATGTGATGATTTCTGCCCCCCAAGTGACCGGTCGTCCTGACTACAACTGGGAGGAATTTGCAACCCCGGAATCTTTCGAAAAAATGAAAGAGGAACGTACAGAATCCAATAATGCTTGGAATGAGCGGCTTCAGAAAACCGGAAAAGGAAGAAGGGAATTGCCAATGGCCTTAGAAGACGCAGGGGCACTTGGAATTATCACTTCCTACTGGTCTCAGGGTTTTGGAGCAAACAAAATATTCTCCGCATCCACCAAAAAAGTCCCTACTGTAGATCTATCCTTGGAAGATTATGGCTTGCTTTTCAGGTTGGCAGAAAGTGGCGAGAAACCTATGATCAGCATCAATGCCCAGTCCAAAGAAAACGGCATGGTTCCTACATTCAACACCATTGCTGAAATCAAAGGATCCGAGAAACCTGAGGAATATGTGGTGCTTTCTGCCCACTTTGATTCTTGGGATGGCGGTACCGGTGCGACTGACAACGGTACAGGTACGATCATGATGATGGAAGTGATGCGCGTATTGAAAGAAGTATATCCCAATCCTAAGAGAACAATCTTGGTTGGTCACTGGGGTTCAGAAGAACAGGGACTAAACGGTTCCAGAGCTTTCGTAGAAGACCACCCTGAGATGATGCCAAAGATCCAGGCGGTTTTCAATCAGGACAACGGAACAGGACGTATAGCCAATGTATCCGGACAAGGCTTTGTACACAGCTATGAATACTTGGGTAGATGGATGAATAAGGTGCCCCGTGAAATCACAAAGGACATCCAGACCAATTTTCCCGGCAATCCTGGCGGTGGTGGATCTGACTACGCTTCCTTTGTAGCGGCCGGCGTTCCTGCATTCTCACTAGGCTCTCTGAACTGGTCATACTTCAATTATACCTGGCATACCAACTTGGATACCTACGACAAAATCGTGTTTGACGATGTGCAGAACAACGTGATCATGGCCGCTATCATGGTGTACATGGCCAGTGAAGAAGATGACATGGTATCGAGAGAAGTCCGTATTCCAACTGGAAGAAACGGTGAACCCACGGAATGGCCAGCTATGCGATCTCCTACCAGAAAAGGAGGAGTGGAATAG
- a CDS encoding alpha/beta hydrolase family protein yields the protein MKNKFPILLAFAFLLSLHVFASVDTVATFSPSMQKEIKAVVITPAEYSETKDYPVVYLLHGYSGNYSNWITKVPQLQSYADQYDMIIVNPDGNFGSWYWDSPEVANSKYETYVAKELVEFIDKEYSTVQSREGRAITGLSMGGHGALYLAFRHQDTFGTAGSLSGGVDIGPFPENWEMKKYLGTKAENPERWEEYSVMYQSHRLIPNQLKLIISCGTEDFFYDVNVKLHEKLTYNNIPHTFMTGPGGHTWEYWADAVQYQLVFFDKYFKDR from the coding sequence ATGAAAAACAAATTCCCCATTCTGCTTGCATTTGCTTTTCTGCTATCCCTACATGTCTTTGCAAGCGTAGACACCGTGGCCACCTTCAGTCCTTCCATGCAAAAGGAAATTAAGGCTGTAGTGATTACTCCGGCAGAGTATTCTGAGACCAAAGATTATCCAGTTGTCTATCTGCTTCACGGGTATTCAGGAAACTACTCCAACTGGATCACGAAAGTCCCTCAGCTGCAATCCTACGCCGATCAATATGACATGATAATCGTAAATCCGGACGGAAATTTCGGAAGTTGGTATTGGGATAGCCCGGAAGTGGCAAATTCCAAATATGAGACTTATGTGGCTAAAGAACTTGTAGAATTTATCGACAAAGAATACAGTACGGTTCAAAGCCGCGAAGGAAGAGCTATCACGGGCTTGAGTATGGGCGGACACGGCGCGCTTTATCTGGCATTTCGCCATCAAGATACTTTCGGTACAGCAGGAAGTCTCAGCGGGGGTGTGGATATCGGCCCTTTTCCCGAGAACTGGGAGATGAAAAAATATCTGGGAACCAAAGCAGAAAATCCCGAGCGCTGGGAGGAATACTCAGTAATGTATCAAAGCCATCGCCTGATACCGAATCAACTGAAATTAATCATCAGTTGCGGCACAGAAGATTTCTTCTATGATGTGAATGTGAAGTTGCATGAGAAACTCACGTACAACAATATTCCCCATACCTTCATGACAGGTCCGGGAGGCCATACTTGGGAATATTGGGCAGACGCAGTGCAGTATCAGTTGGTGTTTTTTGATAAATATTTTAAGGATAGGTGA
- a CDS encoding sugar phosphate isomerase/epimerase — translation MINRRDFIKQSGLALSAAGFGLSGFRFPQAKSYKMGLQLFTIRAAMAEDPKKALKTIAGFGYQDTEIYGYDGPSNSFYGMPAADFKKVLEDNSLDSTSGHYDFIKYFRATEDELMRYTDQSIEGAHALGQKYITWPWLDPESRSIESFKILADKLNLIGERVNKAGLGFAYHNHDFEFTDQNGEIGYDIILQNTDPQLVKLQIDLFWVAHSSQRTIHELFMEAPGRFVMWHIKDMDKISRDYTELGNGSIDYTKILPDASLSGMEYYYLEQGGNFAQTPIQSVKDSAEYFKKNLIDLFE, via the coding sequence ATGATTAATCGCCGAGATTTTATCAAGCAATCCGGACTTGCTCTTTCAGCCGCAGGATTTGGCCTTTCCGGTTTCCGCTTTCCACAAGCTAAGTCCTACAAAATGGGACTTCAGCTATTCACGATCAGAGCCGCGATGGCGGAAGATCCCAAGAAAGCATTAAAAACAATCGCAGGATTTGGCTATCAGGACACTGAAATCTACGGATATGATGGTCCCTCAAATAGCTTTTATGGCATGCCTGCAGCAGATTTCAAGAAGGTTTTAGAGGACAACTCCCTTGACAGCACCAGCGGTCATTATGATTTTATCAAATACTTCAGAGCCACCGAGGATGAACTTATGCGCTATACGGATCAAAGTATAGAAGGGGCTCATGCCTTGGGACAAAAATACATCACTTGGCCGTGGCTTGATCCAGAGTCCCGCTCTATCGAGAGTTTTAAAATCTTGGCCGATAAACTGAATTTGATCGGAGAGCGCGTGAACAAAGCCGGACTTGGATTTGCCTATCACAACCATGATTTTGAATTTACTGATCAGAATGGAGAAATTGGCTATGACATCATTTTACAAAACACTGATCCTCAATTAGTCAAACTCCAGATAGATCTCTTTTGGGTAGCTCACAGCTCTCAGCGTACGATACATGAGCTTTTTATGGAAGCCCCCGGACGATTTGTCATGTGGCACATCAAAGACATGGATAAGATCAGCAGAGACTATACCGAGTTGGGAAACGGCTCTATCGATTATACCAAAATCCTTCCGGACGCATCCCTATCTGGAATGGAGTACTACTACCTAGAGCAAGGGGGGAATTTCGCGCAGACCCCCATCCAAAGTGTAAAGGACAGCGCAGAATATTTTAAGAAAAACCTGATCGACTTATTTGAATAG
- the abc-f gene encoding ribosomal protection-like ABC-F family protein has translation MLSLQRISYIHPNKDLLFANISLAVNPHQKIALIGSNGVGKSTLLQIIAKKLTPSDGQVIVESPPYYIPQIFGQFNHLSIAEALGIDRKLTAFREILDGNASEENLLILDDDWTVEERAYEALRHWKLSEHELTTKLENLSGGQKTKVFLAGISIHQPELVLLDEPSNHLDSGSRALLYSYISSTSNTLVVVSHDRKLLNLLDTVCELSHKGISAYGGNYDFYSSQKHLEQNALNQDVKSKEKALRKAKEKERETVERQQKLDARGKKKQEKAGLASIMMNTLRNRAEKSTSKIKNVHTDKIGGISQDLQDLRKELSDIDKMKFGFENTALHKGKVLVNATDINFSYQDSPLWKTNLNFQITSGERIALKGSNSSGKTTLIKLILGDLKPKTGTLFIAENKAVYIDQDYSLIENHLNVYEQAERFNNTALKEHEIKIRLNRFLFPKEDWDKSCSSLSGGERMRLSLCCLTIGSQSPDIIILDEPTNNLDIQNIEILTAAINEYQGTLLVVSHDEMFLEQVDIERNITL, from the coding sequence ATGCTCAGTTTACAGCGTATTTCATATATACATCCCAATAAGGATTTGTTGTTTGCCAACATCTCCCTTGCAGTAAATCCTCATCAAAAGATAGCGCTAATCGGCAGTAATGGAGTGGGTAAATCGACCTTACTACAGATTATTGCAAAAAAGCTCACGCCTTCTGATGGGCAGGTAATTGTAGAATCACCTCCTTATTACATTCCTCAAATTTTTGGTCAGTTCAATCATCTCAGTATTGCAGAAGCGCTGGGTATAGATAGAAAACTTACTGCCTTTCGTGAGATTCTTGACGGAAACGCCAGTGAGGAAAATTTGCTGATTCTCGATGATGATTGGACTGTAGAAGAACGTGCCTATGAAGCATTGCGCCATTGGAAGCTATCCGAGCATGAGCTAACTACAAAGCTGGAAAATCTCAGCGGAGGACAAAAAACCAAAGTTTTCTTGGCAGGAATTTCTATTCATCAGCCCGAACTGGTGCTCCTTGATGAACCAAGCAATCATCTAGACAGTGGGTCAAGGGCGCTGCTTTATAGCTATATATCCTCCACTTCCAATACCTTGGTGGTGGTCAGTCATGATCGAAAATTGCTAAACCTCTTGGATACAGTGTGCGAACTTAGTCATAAAGGAATAAGCGCCTATGGAGGCAATTACGATTTCTACTCTTCTCAAAAACACTTGGAGCAAAATGCCCTAAATCAAGATGTAAAAAGTAAAGAAAAGGCATTGCGAAAAGCTAAGGAGAAGGAAAGGGAAACGGTAGAACGACAGCAAAAACTGGATGCCAGAGGTAAGAAAAAGCAGGAAAAGGCCGGGCTGGCCTCGATCATGATGAATACGCTCCGAAACAGAGCAGAAAAAAGCACCTCAAAGATCAAAAATGTCCATACAGATAAGATTGGCGGAATCTCTCAGGATCTTCAAGACCTAAGAAAAGAACTGTCTGATATTGATAAAATGAAGTTTGGCTTTGAGAATACCGCTTTACACAAAGGCAAAGTGCTGGTCAATGCCACTGATATTAATTTCTCTTATCAAGACAGTCCGCTATGGAAAACTAATCTGAATTTTCAAATTACAAGTGGAGAAAGAATTGCGCTGAAAGGAAGCAATAGTTCTGGCAAGACCACTTTGATTAAGCTTATTTTGGGCGATCTGAAACCAAAGACCGGAACACTTTTCATCGCCGAAAACAAAGCCGTTTACATCGATCAGGATTATTCATTGATAGAAAATCACCTGAATGTTTATGAACAGGCGGAGCGGTTTAACAACACAGCACTGAAAGAGCATGAGATCAAAATCAGGCTTAACCGGTTCCTGTTTCCAAAAGAAGATTGGGATAAATCCTGTAGTTCATTGAGTGGAGGAGAACGGATGAGGCTGTCGCTGTGCTGCCTTACTATTGGCAGCCAATCTCCCGATATAATTATTCTGGACGAACCAACAAATAATCTGGATATCCAAAATATTGAAATTCTAACTGCTGCCATCAACGAATATCAGGGCACCTTGCTCGTGGTGTCGCACGATGAAATGTTTTTGGAGCAGGTAGACATAGAACGCAACATTACGCTTTGA
- a CDS encoding porin, whose amino-acid sequence MNKNIPFAVLLLLFTLSFAQAQEKTEEKISNNWFEKIHLGGYMQVRYNGLFQTNPELGCEQCDEAWGGEENSFSIRRLRFKIYGQIHPRVFFYFQPDFSKSVTGAHHVGKLKDAYVDLGLDKDNKFRLRVGQSKVPFGYENLQSSSQRLPLDRDDAINSGMKDERDLGIFFYWATKEKRNLMKKLKKDGMKHSGDFGVFALGIYNGQTANHPDQNGKFHVVPRFSLPIEVGSQVIEPGIQAYSGKFVLLESSPELNIRDQKEFTDQRAAASFVLYPQPFGIQAEYMIGQGPEFNKQSQKIEVQKLQGGYVTFSYIAGEFIPFTRLQYYDGGKKHELDARSYTVKELELGLEWQLNEAFELVAMYTFSNRRYEDFQLQDNQQAGSLLRLQAQLNF is encoded by the coding sequence ATGAACAAGAATATCCCATTTGCTGTCCTATTGCTTCTGTTTACCCTTTCTTTTGCACAAGCTCAAGAGAAAACTGAAGAAAAAATCTCCAATAATTGGTTTGAAAAAATCCATCTGGGAGGCTACATGCAGGTGCGCTACAATGGGTTGTTTCAGACAAATCCCGAGCTGGGATGTGAGCAGTGTGATGAGGCGTGGGGAGGAGAGGAAAATTCCTTTTCTATACGAAGATTGCGGTTCAAAATCTATGGCCAAATCCATCCACGCGTGTTTTTCTATTTTCAGCCAGATTTCTCCAAGTCGGTGACGGGAGCCCATCATGTCGGGAAATTGAAAGATGCGTATGTGGATTTGGGGCTTGACAAGGATAATAAATTTCGTCTTCGCGTGGGACAAAGCAAGGTTCCCTTTGGGTATGAAAATCTCCAGTCCAGCAGTCAACGATTGCCTCTTGATCGGGATGATGCCATTAACAGCGGGATGAAAGATGAGCGGGATCTGGGGATATTTTTCTATTGGGCGACTAAGGAAAAGCGGAATCTGATGAAGAAATTAAAAAAGGATGGAATGAAGCATTCAGGAGATTTCGGGGTATTTGCGCTGGGTATTTACAATGGTCAGACGGCAAACCATCCTGATCAAAATGGTAAATTCCATGTGGTGCCCCGCTTTTCTCTTCCCATAGAAGTAGGCAGCCAGGTGATCGAACCCGGCATTCAGGCATACAGTGGGAAATTTGTGCTGCTGGAAAGCAGTCCCGAATTGAATATCAGGGATCAAAAAGAATTTACTGATCAAAGAGCCGCAGCTTCCTTTGTGTTGTACCCGCAGCCTTTTGGTATTCAGGCTGAATATATGATAGGCCAAGGTCCTGAGTTTAATAAGCAATCCCAAAAAATAGAAGTACAAAAGCTACAAGGCGGATATGTAACTTTCTCCTATATAGCAGGAGAATTTATCCCTTTCACCCGCTTACAATATTATGACGGAGGCAAAAAGCATGAGTTGGATGCGAGAAGCTACACGGTGAAAGAATTGGAATTAGGTTTGGAGTGGCAGCTCAATGAGGCATTTGAATTGGTAGCGATGTACACATTTTCAAACCGCCGATATGAGGATTTTCAGCTTCAAGACAACCAACAGGCAGGCAGTCTGCTGCGATTACAGGCCCAGTTGAATTTTTGA
- a CDS encoding PepSY-like domain-containing protein, with protein MKKHITIIATALILISTAAFAQEIHQSQVPSVVVNSFKKEFPKATDIEWELDGDNYTVEFEIGWGTEHEIRYDEAGKILKHVEEIAKGDLPKAIISKIASDFSELKIDEVKKITEGNEVNYSVELENFSEEWKVIFSGKGEVLHKIKD; from the coding sequence ATGAAAAAGCACATCACAATTATCGCAACTGCACTTATCCTTATCTCCACAGCGGCTTTCGCTCAGGAGATCCACCAAAGCCAAGTACCTTCTGTGGTAGTCAACAGTTTCAAAAAGGAGTTTCCAAAAGCAACTGATATCGAGTGGGAACTAGATGGGGATAATTACACGGTAGAATTCGAAATCGGCTGGGGAACAGAGCACGAAATCCGGTACGATGAGGCCGGCAAAATTCTGAAGCATGTAGAAGAAATAGCTAAAGGAGATCTCCCAAAAGCCATCATTTCTAAAATAGCTTCCGATTTCTCCGAATTGAAGATTGATGAAGTCAAGAAAATCACTGAAGGCAACGAGGTTAATTATTCCGTAGAGCTCGAGAATTTCAGTGAAGAATGGAAAGTGATTTTCTCTGGCAAAGGGGAAGTCCTTCATAAAATCAAGGACTAA
- a CDS encoding HAMP domain-containing sensor histidine kinase: MKLLNQSIKYLSVSIFLIVTIWSAIFYINMLDEIHDSIDDGLDNYKLLIIKRTEKDERVFEKKDFEEGNFTIHKIDEKEALGMRDYFTDTLLYMQNEDDLEPVRMLTSAFKHGEDYYRLTVFNSTVEEDDLIEDLFYSIIWLYIILVASIVLINNVVLQRLWKPFYLLLGDLKAFRIDKESPIPVVKGDTKEFKELELAVNSLIIHARETYANQKKFTENASHELQTPLAIISNKLELMLERESLDHENAEIVGQILQTIQRLTRLNKSLLLLTKIENKQFSENAEISINRVVAQSVEDLKEFADYREVKISVDNSSEIQVKMDENLASILVGNLIRNAIFHNIEGGNVTIILVENSLIIRNTGNSLPLDSEKVFTRFHKETKKSNSTGLGLAIVHAICKLYTFQIVYSFDGEHCFEVKMG, translated from the coding sequence GTGAAGCTCCTCAACCAGTCCATCAAATATCTTTCGGTATCGATCTTTCTGATTGTTACTATCTGGTCGGCAATTTTCTACATCAATATGCTGGACGAAATCCACGACAGTATCGATGATGGACTGGACAATTATAAACTATTAATCATCAAGCGTACCGAAAAAGACGAACGGGTGTTTGAGAAAAAAGACTTCGAAGAGGGCAATTTTACTATTCATAAAATCGATGAAAAAGAGGCATTGGGAATGCGTGATTATTTTACGGATACACTGCTCTATATGCAGAACGAAGATGATCTGGAGCCTGTCCGCATGTTGACATCGGCTTTTAAGCACGGTGAGGATTATTACCGGCTTACGGTTTTCAACTCCACCGTGGAGGAAGATGATCTGATCGAGGATTTATTCTATTCGATCATCTGGCTTTACATCATTTTGGTTGCAAGCATTGTTTTAATCAATAATGTAGTTCTTCAGCGGCTTTGGAAACCATTTTACCTGCTTTTGGGCGATTTAAAAGCATTTCGTATTGACAAGGAAAGTCCCATTCCGGTCGTGAAAGGCGACACCAAAGAGTTTAAAGAATTGGAGCTCGCTGTCAACTCCCTTATTATTCATGCTCGTGAAACTTATGCCAATCAAAAGAAATTCACCGAAAATGCCTCTCATGAGCTTCAAACACCTCTGGCGATTATTTCCAACAAACTCGAACTGATGCTGGAAAGAGAAAGTCTGGATCATGAAAATGCCGAAATTGTTGGCCAGATTTTGCAGACTATTCAGCGCTTAACCCGACTGAACAAGTCATTACTTCTACTGACCAAAATTGAGAATAAACAGTTTTCAGAAAACGCTGAAATTTCCATCAACCGGGTAGTCGCACAATCAGTGGAAGACTTGAAAGAATTTGCTGACTACAGAGAAGTAAAAATATCTGTGGATAACTCTTCCGAAATACAGGTCAAAATGGATGAAAATCTTGCTTCTATTCTAGTGGGTAATCTTATTCGAAATGCTATTTTCCACAATATAGAAGGCGGAAACGTAACCATTATCCTTGTGGAAAACTCCCTGATTATCCGCAATACAGGCAATTCACTGCCACTTGATTCTGAGAAGGTATTTACCCGTTTTCATAAGGAAACCAAAAAAAGTAACAGCACAGGTCTGGGACTTGCTATCGTCCACGCCATCTGTAAACTGTATACTTTTCAGATTGTATACAGTTTCGATGGTGAGCATTGTTTTGAGGTTAAAATGGGTTGA
- a CDS encoding response regulator transcription factor, whose product MKILAIEDEPELAEVIRKSLEKELYLVEHASDFDSAMEKIALYKYDCILLDIMLPGGSGMDILAELKKNGGGENVIIISAKDSLDDKLAGLDLGADDYLTKPFHIAELNARIKAVFRRKNLNGSNQIIVKNTVLDLNEREFKVEDVLLELNRKEFDILNYFLVNKNRLISKTALAEHVWGDHIDQADNFDFIYYQIKNLRKKLQSSNAGIEIQSVYGVGYKLTEL is encoded by the coding sequence ATGAAAATTTTGGCGATTGAAGACGAACCTGAATTGGCAGAAGTGATCCGTAAAAGCCTTGAAAAAGAGCTTTATTTGGTGGAGCATGCCTCCGATTTTGATTCGGCAATGGAAAAAATAGCACTGTATAAATACGACTGCATCCTGCTGGACATTATGCTTCCCGGAGGAAGTGGGATGGATATTTTGGCAGAACTGAAGAAAAATGGCGGTGGAGAAAATGTAATCATTATCTCGGCAAAGGATTCTCTGGACGATAAACTTGCAGGTCTTGACTTGGGCGCGGATGATTACCTCACCAAGCCTTTTCACATTGCCGAACTCAATGCCCGGATTAAAGCCGTGTTTCGCAGAAAAAACCTTAACGGAAGCAATCAAATCATCGTCAAAAACACAGTTTTAGACCTAAATGAGCGGGAATTTAAAGTAGAAGACGTACTACTTGAATTGAACCGAAAGGAGTTTGATATCCTGAATTATTTCCTGGTAAACAAGAATCGGTTGATTTCGAAAACTGCCCTAGCTGAGCATGTTTGGGGAGATCACATAGACCAAGCGGACAACTTTGACTTTATCTACTATCAGATCAAAAACCTGCGCAAGAAACTCCAATCTTCCAATGCCGGGATTGAAATCCAGTCGGTCTATGGCGTAGGTTATAAACTGACCGAACTGTGA
- a CDS encoding serine hydrolase → MNLYLSRIACMFLLVFQFSCQQKSTKQEDLQIALLSQIDSIQGDVAIAFYNLSESSDSLLINAEEEFHAASTMKVPVMIELFKQYREGKLNLEDSILLKNEFKSIVDGSLYSMQVGMDSDSVIYSQIGTTIALKDLMYNMITLSSNLATNVLIELVGAKNTTATMRNLGADKIEVLRGVEDTKAYELGMSNTTTAKDLMLVMKAIAENTAGIKEDCDEMVAIMKDQQFNTIIPFFLPESVSVAHKTGSITDVHHDAGIVYLPDGRSYVLVLLSKNLSDYGTATEQLAGLSKTIYDYVVGEK, encoded by the coding sequence ATGAACTTATACTTATCCAGAATTGCCTGTATGTTTCTGCTGGTATTTCAATTCTCTTGCCAACAAAAATCCACTAAACAGGAAGATTTGCAGATTGCGCTTTTATCTCAAATAGATTCCATTCAGGGAGATGTGGCAATTGCCTTCTACAATCTCTCAGAATCGTCAGATAGTCTGCTGATCAATGCTGAAGAGGAATTTCATGCTGCCAGCACAATGAAAGTCCCGGTGATGATTGAGCTTTTTAAACAATACAGAGAAGGAAAACTAAATCTTGAAGATTCTATTTTGTTGAAAAATGAGTTCAAAAGCATAGTTGATGGAAGCCTTTATAGCATGCAGGTTGGTATGGATAGCGACAGCGTGATTTATAGTCAGATCGGTACTACCATCGCGCTAAAAGATCTGATGTATAATATGATCACGCTCAGTAGCAACTTGGCTACCAATGTGCTGATAGAATTGGTAGGGGCAAAAAACACTACTGCCACTATGCGAAACCTTGGTGCGGACAAAATCGAAGTATTGAGAGGAGTGGAGGACACCAAGGCATATGAACTTGGCATGAGCAATACGACTACTGCTAAAGATCTGATGCTGGTCATGAAGGCAATTGCCGAAAATACGGCGGGGATCAAGGAGGATTGCGACGAGATGGTTGCTATTATGAAGGACCAACAATTCAATACAATAATTCCATTTTTCCTTCCTGAAAGTGTATCTGTAGCGCACAAAACGGGCTCGATTACCGATGTTCATCATGACGCCGGGATAGTTTATCTACCGGATGGCCGCTCGTATGTGCTTGTGCTGCTTTCCAAGAACCTATCCGACTACGGTACGGCGACGGAGCAGTTGGCAGGATTGTCCAAGACAATTTATGATTATGTAGTAGGAGAAAAATAA
- a CDS encoding TetR/AcrR family transcriptional regulator, whose product MGSKERISRLKEETRSNILRAAFEIVKEEGWIGLSMRKIADRIEYTAPIIYEYFTNKEAILNELARIGFEDLDEVLEKAQKAHTIPEEQLEAMWMAFWEFGLHNREIYQIMFGVEMTCCIGMVPESQLPSKRFCPVISKLLSERDRDAGICRQKYFSFFSVIHGLLSINLVGKGLTEEMNNQILKDAIVGIIKTV is encoded by the coding sequence ATGGGAAGTAAGGAACGCATATCGAGACTAAAAGAAGAAACCAGAAGCAACATTCTTCGGGCAGCATTTGAGATTGTCAAAGAAGAAGGGTGGATAGGACTCAGTATGCGTAAGATTGCGGACAGGATAGAATACACCGCTCCTATTATCTATGAATATTTTACCAATAAGGAGGCAATTTTAAATGAACTGGCCCGGATTGGATTTGAGGATTTGGACGAAGTACTGGAAAAGGCCCAAAAAGCCCATACTATTCCTGAGGAGCAATTAGAAGCCATGTGGATGGCATTTTGGGAATTTGGACTTCACAATAGAGAAATCTACCAGATTATGTTTGGTGTAGAGATGACCTGTTGTATTGGAATGGTGCCGGAATCCCAGTTGCCGTCCAAGAGATTTTGTCCCGTTATCTCCAAGCTGCTTTCTGAAAGAGACAGAGATGCCGGGATTTGTAGGCAGAAATACTTCAGTTTCTTTTCGGTGATTCACGGACTGCTATCGATCAACTTGGTAGGAAAGGGCCTTACTGAAGAAATGAATAATCAGATCTTAAAAGATGCTATTGTAGGAATAATTAAAACAGTATAA